From the unidentified bacterial endosymbiont genome, one window contains:
- a CDS encoding MFS transporter produces the protein MTIYTRPVLLLLCGLLLLTLAIAVLNTLVPLWLAHENLPTWQVGMVSSSFFSGNLLGTLLTGSLIKRFGFNRSYYLASLMFAMGCAGLGLMVGFWSWMVWRFIAGVGCAMIWVVVESALMCSGTSHNRGRLLAAYMMVYYVGTVLGQLMVSKLPTELMSVLPWVTGMVLAAILPLLFTRIVNQNSEHQEATHIWPMLRLRQARLGVNGCIISGIVLGSLYGLMPLYLNHQGVSDSGIGFWMAVMVSAGIVGQWPIGRLADRFGRLLVLRVQVFVVIIGCLAMLSSAAMAPALFILGAAGFTLYPVAMAWACEKVEHHQLVAMNQALLLSYTIGSLLGPTFTAMLMQNFSDNLLFIMIASVSFIYLLMLLRKAGEHRTPVAHA, from the coding sequence ATGACCATCTATACCCGGCCAGTGCTGCTTTTGCTCTGTGGCCTGCTTCTGCTGACCCTGGCGATCGCGGTGTTAAATACGCTCGTCCCGCTGTGGCTCGCCCATGAAAACTTACCGACCTGGCAGGTGGGTATGGTTAGCTCCTCCTTTTTTAGCGGCAACCTGCTGGGGACATTATTAACCGGGAGCTTGATAAAACGCTTCGGTTTTAACCGCAGCTATTATCTGGCATCGTTGATGTTCGCCATGGGATGTGCAGGCCTGGGCCTGATGGTCGGCTTCTGGAGCTGGATGGTCTGGCGCTTTATTGCGGGCGTAGGCTGCGCAATGATCTGGGTGGTGGTTGAAAGCGCCCTGATGTGCAGTGGTACTTCCCACAATCGCGGGCGCCTGCTGGCAGCTTACATGATGGTCTATTATGTCGGGACCGTGCTCGGTCAACTGATGGTCAGTAAACTGCCGACCGAACTGATGAGCGTGCTGCCGTGGGTCACGGGTATGGTGCTGGCTGCTATTCTGCCGCTGCTCTTTACGCGTATTGTAAACCAGAACAGCGAACATCAGGAAGCGACGCACATCTGGCCGATGCTCAGACTGCGTCAGGCACGTCTGGGGGTTAATGGCTGTATTATCTCCGGGATTGTGCTGGGCTCGCTCTACGGGCTAATGCCGCTTTATCTTAATCATCAGGGCGTAAGCGATTCCGGCATTGGCTTCTGGATGGCGGTGATGGTCAGCGCCGGCATTGTCGGACAGTGGCCAATCGGCCGCCTGGCGGACCGCTTTGGTCGCCTGCTGGTACTGCGCGTGCAGGTCTTTGTGGTCATTATCGGGTGTCTGGCGATGCTGAGCAGCGCGGCGATGGCCCCGGCACTGTTTATTCTGGGGGCGGCAGGCTTTACGCTCTACCCGGTAGCGATGGCGTGGGCCTGTGAGAAAGTCGAGCATCATCAACTGGTGGCGATGAACCAGGCATTATTGCTGAGCTATACTATCGGCAGTTTGCTGGGGCCGACGTTTACCGCCATGCTGATGCAAAACTTTTCTGACAACCTGCTGTTTATTATGATTGCCAGCGTGTCGTTTATTTATCTGCTTATGTTGCTGCGAAAAGCCGGCGAGCACCGCACGCCAGTGGCACATGCCTGA
- a CDS encoding DmsC/YnfH family molybdoenzyme membrane anchor subunit, which translates to MREIGFVASTLHPGSSARAFNSLNPVGASSLSNEIASDALSLAFVLVLAGELIGRGVFYGLHMTAGMAVAS; encoded by the coding sequence CTGAGGGAGATTGGCTTTGTTGCCTCGACCCTGCACCCCGGGTCTTCTGCGCGCGCGTTCAACTCCCTGAATCCCGTAGGGGCCTCTTCACTCAGCAACGAAATTGCCAGCGACGCACTGTCTTTGGCTTTTGTGCTGGTGCTGGCGGGGGAACTGATAGGTCGCGGGGTGTTTTACGGTCTGCATATGACCGCTGGCATGGCCGTCGCCAGTTAA
- the pflA gene encoding pyruvate formate lyase 1-activating protein, whose protein sequence is MSIIGRIHSFESCGTVDGPGIRFITFFQGCLMRCLYCHNRDTWDTHGGKEVAVEDLMKEVVTYRHFMNASGGGVTASGGEAILQAEFVRDWFRACRKEGIHTCLDTNGFVRRYDPVIDELLEVTDLVMLDLKQMNDEIHQNLVGVSNHRTLEFAKYIADKGIKTWIRYVVVPGWSDDDDSAHRLGEFTRDMGNVEKIELLPYHELGKHKWVAMGEEYKLDGVKPPKKETMERVKGILEQYGHKVMY, encoded by the coding sequence ATGTCAATTATTGGTCGTATTCACTCCTTTGAATCCTGTGGCACCGTTGATGGCCCGGGGATCCGCTTTATTACCTTCTTCCAGGGCTGCCTGATGCGCTGCCTGTACTGCCACAACCGTGATACATGGGATACGCACGGCGGAAAAGAAGTGGCCGTCGAGGATTTGATGAAAGAGGTGGTGACCTATCGCCACTTTATGAACGCGTCCGGCGGCGGCGTGACCGCCTCAGGCGGCGAAGCAATCCTTCAGGCCGAGTTTGTCCGCGACTGGTTCCGCGCCTGCCGAAAAGAAGGCATTCACACCTGTCTCGATACTAACGGTTTTGTCCGTCGTTACGATCCAGTGATTGACGAACTGCTTGAAGTAACCGATCTGGTGATGCTCGATCTCAAACAGATGAACGATGAGATCCACCAGAATCTGGTTGGCGTCTCCAACCATCGTACGCTGGAATTCGCGAAATATATCGCCGACAAAGGCATCAAAACCTGGATCCGCTATGTGGTTGTACCAGGCTGGTCAGATGATGATGATTCAGCGCATCGCCTGGGCGAATTTACCCGCGACATGGGCAACGTCGAAAAAATTGAGCTTCTGCCCTACCACGAGCTGGGTAAACATAAATGGGTGGCGATGGGCGAAGAGTATAAGTTGGATGGCGTGAAACCGCCGAAAAAAGAGACAATGGAACGCGTCAAAGGCATTCTTGAGCAGTACGGCCACAAGGTCATGTATTAA
- the dmsA gene encoding dimethylsulfoxide reductase subunit A, translating into MKINAPEALMAAGVTRRGLMKTTTISGLAVASSAFTLPFTRLASAANALSPATEPEKVVWSACTVNCGSRCPLRMHVVDGEIKYVETDNTGDDSYEGLHQVRACLRGRSMRRRVYNPDRLKYPMKRVGKRGEGKFERISWDEAYDIIATNMQRLIKDYGNESIYLNYGTGTLGGTLTRSWPPGKTLIARLMNCCGGYLNHYGDYSSAQIAAGLNYTYGGWADGNSPSDIENSKLVVLFGNNPGETRMSGGGVTYYLEQARAKSHARMIIIDPRYTDTGAGREDEWIPIRPGTDAALVSALAWVMIVENLVDQPFLDKYCVGYDEKTLPASAPANGHYKAYILGQGSDGVAKTPQWASTITGIPAERIIQLARDIGSAKPAFISQGWGPQRHANGEIVTRAISMLSILTGNVGVHGGNSGAREGSCSLPFERMPTLDNPVQTSISMFMWTDAIARGPEMTALRDGVRGKDKLAVPIKMIWNYAGNCLTNQHSDINRTHDILQDDKKCEMIVVIDCHMTSSAKYADILLPDCTASEQMDFALDASCGNMSYVIFTDRAIKPRFECKTIYQMTSDLAKRLGVEQPFTQGRTQEGWMRHLHEITRRAIPDLPDFDTFRKQGIYKQRDPQGHHVAYKAFREDPEANPLTTPSGKIEIYSEELANIAATWELPDGDVIDPLPIYTPGFENYNDPLTEKFPLQLTGFHYKARVHSTYGNVDVLKASCRQAMWINPMDAKARGISNGDRVRIFNGRGEVHIEAKVTPRMMPGVVALGEGAWYSPDANRIDQAGSINVLTTQRPSPLAKGNPSHTNLVQVEKA; encoded by the coding sequence ATGAAAATCAACGCGCCTGAAGCGTTAATGGCTGCCGGGGTCACTCGCCGTGGGTTGATGAAAACGACGACAATCAGCGGACTGGCGGTGGCCAGTAGCGCCTTCACGCTTCCTTTTACCCGGCTGGCGTCTGCGGCGAATGCTCTGTCCCCGGCCACTGAACCGGAAAAAGTGGTGTGGAGTGCCTGTACCGTAAACTGTGGCAGTCGTTGTCCATTGCGGATGCACGTAGTGGATGGCGAAATTAAATATGTCGAAACCGATAATACCGGTGATGATAGCTACGAAGGGTTACACCAGGTACGCGCCTGTCTGCGTGGCCGCTCAATGCGTCGCCGCGTCTATAACCCGGATCGTCTGAAATATCCGATGAAGCGCGTCGGTAAGCGAGGGGAAGGGAAATTCGAGCGTATCAGCTGGGACGAAGCCTACGACATCATCGCCACCAATATGCAGCGCCTGATTAAAGACTACGGTAACGAATCTATCTACCTCAACTACGGCACCGGTACGCTTGGTGGCACCCTGACACGCTCCTGGCCGCCGGGTAAAACGCTGATCGCGCGTCTGATGAACTGCTGCGGGGGTTATCTTAATCACTACGGTGACTACTCTTCCGCGCAGATTGCTGCTGGACTCAACTATACCTACGGTGGCTGGGCAGACGGTAACAGCCCCTCCGACATTGAGAACAGTAAACTGGTGGTGTTGTTCGGCAATAACCCCGGCGAAACGCGCATGAGCGGCGGCGGGGTGACTTATTATCTGGAACAGGCGCGGGCAAAATCGCATGCCCGCATGATCATCATCGATCCGCGCTATACCGATACCGGGGCAGGGCGCGAAGATGAATGGATCCCCATCCGTCCAGGGACCGACGCGGCGCTGGTTAGCGCGCTGGCGTGGGTTATGATCGTCGAGAATCTCGTCGATCAGCCGTTCCTCGATAAATACTGCGTCGGTTATGACGAGAAAACTCTGCCAGCCAGTGCGCCAGCTAACGGGCATTACAAAGCGTATATTCTGGGTCAGGGCAGCGACGGTGTGGCAAAGACCCCGCAATGGGCCTCCACGATCACCGGGATCCCGGCGGAACGTATTATTCAACTTGCACGCGACATCGGCTCGGCGAAACCTGCTTTTATCAGCCAGGGTTGGGGACCGCAGCGGCATGCTAACGGCGAAATCGTGACTCGCGCCATCTCAATGCTCTCAATCCTGACCGGCAACGTCGGTGTTCATGGCGGTAATTCCGGCGCGCGTGAAGGCTCCTGTTCGCTGCCCTTTGAACGCATGCCAACGCTGGACAACCCGGTTCAGACCAGCATCTCCATGTTCATGTGGACGGATGCGATTGCGCGTGGCCCGGAAATGACCGCGTTGCGCGACGGTGTGCGCGGCAAAGACAAACTGGCTGTCCCAATCAAGATGATCTGGAACTATGCCGGTAACTGCCTCACCAACCAGCATTCTGATATCAACCGCACCCACGATATCCTGCAGGATGACAAGAAATGCGAGATGATTGTGGTGATTGACTGCCACATGACCTCATCGGCGAAATATGCCGACATCCTGCTGCCGGACTGCACCGCCTCCGAGCAGATGGACTTCGCGCTGGATGCCTCCTGCGGCAACATGTCTTACGTTATCTTCACCGATCGCGCCATCAAACCGCGCTTCGAGTGCAAAACCATCTATCAGATGACCTCTGATCTGGCAAAACGTCTTGGCGTGGAGCAGCCCTTCACACAGGGACGTACCCAGGAAGGGTGGATGCGCCATCTGCATGAAATTACCCGCCGGGCAATCCCCGATCTGCCTGATTTTGATACCTTCCGCAAGCAGGGGATCTACAAGCAGCGCGATCCGCAAGGGCACCACGTGGCGTACAAAGCTTTCCGGGAAGATCCCGAGGCTAATCCGCTGACTACGCCGTCGGGCAAAATTGAGATCTACTCCGAAGAGCTGGCGAACATTGCGGCTACATGGGAACTGCCGGATGGGGATGTTATCGATCCGCTGCCAATCTATACGCCGGGCTTTGAAAACTACAACGATCCGCTGACGGAAAAATTCCCGCTACAGCTAACCGGTTTCCACTATAAGGCGCGCGTTCACTCGACCTACGGCAACGTTGATGTGCTGAAAGCGTCGTGTCGGCAGGCGATGTGGATCAACCCGATGGATGCGAAGGCGCGTGGGATCAGCAATGGTGACCGTGTGCGCATCTTTAACGGGCGTGGGGAGGTGCATATCGAAGCCAAAGTAACGCCGCGCATGATGCCTGGGGTGGTCGCGCTGGGGGAAGGGGCCTGGTATAGCCCGGATGCGAACCGCATCGACCAGGCTGGCAGTATAAACGTTCTGACCACGCAGCGCCCGTCACCGCTGGCGAAAGGCAACCCGTCCCACACCAATCTCGTCCAGGTGGAAAAGGCGTAA
- the serS gene encoding serine--tRNA ligase: protein MLDPNLLRNEPDAVADKLARRGFKLDVDKLRTLEERRKVLQVQTENLQAERNSRSKSIGQAKARGEDIEPLRLEVNKLGEELDQAKAELEVLQAEIRDIALAIPNMPDDSVPVGKDENDNVEVKRWGTPRAFDFEVRDHVTLGEMHAGLDFAAAVKLTGSRFVVMKGQIAHLHRALAQFMLDLHTEQHGYSETYVPYLVNHDTLYGTGQLPKFAGDLFHTRPLDEEADSSNYALIPTAEVPLTNLVRDEIIDEDNLPIKLTAHSPCFRSEAGSYGRDTRGLIRMHQFDKVEMVQIVRPEESMDALEEMTGHAEKVLELLGLPYRRMALCTGDMGFGACKTFDLEVWVPAQNTYREISSCSNVWDFQARRMQARCRSKSDKKIRLVHTLNGSGLAVGRTLVAVLENYQQADGRIEIPEVLRPYMKGQQYIG from the coding sequence ATGCTCGATCCCAATCTGCTGCGTAATGAGCCAGACGCAGTCGCTGACAAACTGGCACGCCGGGGCTTTAAGCTGGATGTAGATAAGCTGCGCACTCTTGAAGAGCGTCGTAAAGTTCTGCAGGTACAAACTGAAAATCTGCAGGCAGAGCGTAACTCTCGATCGAAGTCCATTGGCCAGGCGAAAGCGCGCGGAGAAGACATTGAGCCATTACGCCTGGAAGTGAACAAACTGGGTGAAGAGCTGGATCAGGCGAAAGCCGAGCTGGAGGTTCTTCAGGCCGAGATCCGTGATATCGCCCTGGCTATTCCGAACATGCCTGACGACAGCGTACCTGTCGGCAAAGACGAAAACGACAACGTTGAAGTGAAGCGCTGGGGCACGCCTCGCGCGTTCGACTTCGAGGTTCGCGACCACGTCACGCTGGGTGAAATGCACGCGGGCCTCGACTTTGCCGCGGCGGTTAAGCTGACCGGCTCTCGCTTTGTGGTGATGAAAGGCCAGATTGCCCACCTGCACCGCGCACTGGCGCAGTTCATGCTGGATCTGCATACCGAGCAGCATGGATACAGCGAAACCTACGTTCCGTATCTGGTCAACCACGATACGCTGTACGGCACCGGCCAGCTGCCAAAGTTTGCCGGCGATCTGTTCCACACGCGTCCGCTGGACGAGGAAGCAGACAGCAGCAACTACGCGCTGATCCCAACGGCGGAAGTGCCGCTGACCAACCTCGTGCGTGACGAGATCATCGACGAAGACAATCTGCCGATTAAGCTGACGGCGCACTCTCCGTGCTTCCGTTCTGAAGCGGGTTCTTACGGTCGTGACACCCGTGGTTTGATCCGTATGCACCAGTTCGACAAAGTTGAAATGGTGCAAATCGTTCGTCCAGAAGAGTCGATGGACGCGCTGGAAGAGATGACCGGCCACGCCGAGAAAGTGCTGGAGTTGCTCGGCCTGCCGTACCGTCGTATGGCGCTGTGCACCGGGGATATGGGCTTTGGTGCCTGCAAAACCTTCGACCTCGAAGTCTGGGTTCCGGCGCAGAATACCTACCGTGAAATTTCTTCCTGCTCTAACGTCTGGGATTTCCAGGCGCGTCGTATGCAGGCTCGCTGTCGCAGTAAATCCGACAAGAAAATCCGTCTGGTTCATACCCTGAACGGTTCTGGTCTGGCGGTGGGTCGTACGCTGGTTGCGGTGCTGGAAAACTACCAACAGGCTGATGGCCGTATCGAGATCCCTGAAGTGCTGCGTCCTTACATGAAAGGTCAGCAGTACATCGGCTAA